From a region of the Xyrauchen texanus isolate HMW12.3.18 chromosome 39, RBS_HiC_50CHRs, whole genome shotgun sequence genome:
- the fbxo2 gene encoding F-box only protein 2, giving the protein MPGNLLKNPNGDEDLEHWELTENGGDQWRTEDMPGDCGHSFSDESVTKYFSTSFEPCLKRQVIDLIEEGFDPENLDIAQPAVDVVDWYCSRTDCGCIYKIIVTLLDENQEVIAEFKPDCVTLDPDTDDCSWNQVSHTFTDYGPGLRYISFEHGGQDNKFWQGWFGVRVTGSSVTINL; this is encoded by the exons ATGCCTGGAAACCTCTTAAAAAATCCAAATGGAGATG AGGATTTGGAACACTGGGAGTTGACAGAGAATGGAGGTGATCAATGGAGGACTGAAGACATGCCAGGAGATTGTGGACATTCATTTAGTGATGAATCTGTGACTAAATACTTCAGCACATCTTTCGA GCCGTGTCTAAAGAGACaagtgattgacttgattgaaGAAGGTTTCGACCCTGAAAATCTAGACATTGCACAGCCAGCTGTGGATGTGGTGGACTG GTACTGTAGCCGAACAGACTGTGGATGTATTTATAAGATTATTGTGACTTTGCTTGATGAAAACCAAGAGGTCATTGCTGAATTTAAACCTGATTGTGTGACATTGGACCCTGATACTGATGACTGCTCTTGGAATCAG GTGAGCCACACATTTACAGACTATGGTCCTGGACTTCGGTACATCTCTTTCGAGCATGGCGGTCAAGACAACAAGTTCTGGCAAGGCTGGTTTGGGGTTCGAGTGACCGGGAGCTCTGTTACCATAAACCTCTAG
- the svbp gene encoding small vasohibin-binding protein produces MEPACRKDKQKQQTPTRGDRTKQKSAQQELKQRQRAEIYALNKVMTELEQQQFEAFCKQMQTQGE; encoded by the exons ATGGAGCCCGCATGTCGAAAGGACAAACAGAAACAGCAAACACCGACCCGAGGAGACCGAACCAAACAGAAATCAGCTCAACAAGAGCTCAAACAGAGGCAGAGAGCAGAG ATTTACGCCCTAAACAAAGTCATGACTGAACTTGAACAGCAGCAGTTTGAGGCATTCTGTAAGCAGATGCAAACACAAGGGGAATGA